A stretch of the Bacillus anthracis str. Vollum genome encodes the following:
- the pyrE gene encoding orotate phosphoribosyltransferase, translated as MKKEIASHLLEIGAVFLQPNDPFTWSSGMKSPIYCDNRLTLSYPKVRQTIAAGLEELIKEHFPTVEVIAGTATAGIAHAAWVSDRMDLPMCYVRSKAKGHGKGNQIEGKAEKGQKVVVVEDLISTGGSAITCVEALREAGCEVLGIVSIFTYELEAGKEKLEAANVASYSLSDYSALTEVAAEKGIIGQAETKKLQEWRKNPADEAWITA; from the coding sequence ATGAAAAAAGAAATCGCATCGCATTTATTAGAAATTGGAGCAGTATTTTTACAACCAAATGATCCATTCACATGGTCTTCAGGTATGAAATCACCAATTTATTGTGATAACCGTTTAACTTTATCTTATCCGAAAGTACGCCAAACAATTGCAGCTGGATTAGAAGAGTTAATTAAAGAGCACTTCCCAACTGTAGAAGTTATTGCAGGAACAGCAACTGCTGGTATTGCGCACGCTGCATGGGTAAGCGATCGTATGGATTTACCAATGTGCTACGTACGTAGTAAAGCAAAAGGTCATGGTAAAGGGAACCAAATCGAAGGAAAAGCTGAAAAAGGTCAAAAAGTAGTAGTAGTAGAAGACTTAATTTCAACTGGTGGTAGTGCTATTACATGTGTAGAAGCACTTCGCGAAGCTGGCTGTGAAGTATTAGGAATCGTATCAATCTTCACATACGAGCTAGAAGCAGGAAAAGAAAAGCTAGAAGCAGCTAACGTAGCATCATATTCTTTAAGTGATTACAGTGCATTAACTGAAGTTGCGGCAGAAAAAGGTATAATCGGACAAGCTGAAACGAAAAAATTACAAGAGTGGCGTAAAAATCCAGCTGACGAAGCTTGGATCACAGCGTAA
- the pyrF gene encoding orotidine-5'-phosphate decarboxylase: MSQSLIVALDFPGKQDVEQFLRHFEGEELFVKVGMELFYKEGPAIITYLKEKGHKIFLDLKLHDIPNTVKSAMRSLASLDVDMVNVHAGGGSSMMKAAIEGLEEGKQEGKERPICIAVTQLTSTSETMMKKEIGIEKTLEEAVAHYAKLTKESGLDGVVCSTLEVPKLREVCGSEFVTVTPGIRLASDDVNDQVRVATPKRARELGSSYIVVGRSITKAENPLEAYKTVKQQWEGVTV, from the coding sequence ATGTCACAGTCGTTAATCGTTGCACTAGATTTCCCAGGGAAACAAGATGTAGAACAATTCTTGCGCCACTTTGAAGGGGAAGAGTTATTTGTCAAAGTTGGTATGGAGTTATTTTACAAAGAAGGCCCTGCGATTATTACGTACTTAAAAGAAAAAGGACATAAAATCTTTCTAGATTTAAAACTTCATGATATTCCGAATACAGTAAAAAGCGCTATGCGTAGCCTAGCTAGTCTAGATGTAGATATGGTAAATGTTCATGCTGGTGGGGGAAGCAGTATGATGAAAGCTGCGATTGAGGGATTAGAGGAAGGTAAGCAAGAAGGAAAAGAGAGACCGATTTGTATTGCAGTTACACAACTAACAAGCACTTCGGAAACTATGATGAAAAAAGAGATTGGCATTGAGAAAACGTTAGAAGAAGCGGTTGCTCATTATGCAAAACTAACGAAAGAAAGTGGACTTGATGGCGTTGTTTGCTCAACACTTGAAGTTCCAAAATTACGTGAAGTATGCGGAAGTGAATTTGTAACAGTAACACCGGGGATTCGTCTTGCAAGCGATGATGTAAATGACCAGGTGCGCGTAGCAACACCGAAACGTGCGAGGGAACTTGGCTCAAGCTATATCGTAGTTGGACGTAGTATTACAAAAGCAGAAAATCCGCTTGAAGCGTATAAAACAGTAAAACAACAGTGGGAAGGTGTAACAGTATGA
- the pyrD gene encoding dihydroorotate oxidase B catalytic subunit, producing MNRLQVELPGLSLKNPIIPASGCFGFGREYAQFYDLSVLGSIMIKATTEQPRYGNPTPRVAETPGGMLNAIGLQNPGLEKVMNSELPWLEQFDLPIIANVAGSQAEDYVAVAKEISKAPNVHALELNISCPNVKTGGIAFGTNPEIAADLTKRVKEVSEVPVYVKLSPNVANIVEIAKAIENAGADGLTMINTLLGMRLDLKTAKPILANRTGGLSGPAIKPVAIRMVHEVSQAVNIPIIGMGGIETAEDVIEFFYAGASAVAVGTANFIDPFVCPTIIEELPALLDELGFDHISECQGRSWKQTCHSR from the coding sequence ATGAACAGATTGCAAGTTGAATTACCAGGATTGTCATTAAAAAATCCAATTATACCGGCATCTGGATGCTTTGGATTTGGTCGTGAATATGCACAGTTTTACGATTTAAGTGTACTAGGATCAATCATGATTAAAGCGACGACAGAACAACCACGCTATGGAAATCCTACGCCTCGTGTTGCTGAAACACCGGGCGGCATGTTAAATGCAATCGGACTTCAAAACCCAGGATTAGAAAAAGTAATGAATTCTGAATTACCATGGTTAGAACAATTTGATCTTCCAATCATTGCGAACGTTGCAGGCTCACAAGCTGAAGATTACGTAGCGGTTGCAAAGGAAATTTCTAAAGCGCCTAATGTTCATGCACTAGAATTAAACATTTCTTGTCCAAACGTAAAAACAGGTGGTATCGCCTTTGGTACAAATCCTGAAATTGCTGCTGATTTAACGAAGCGAGTAAAAGAGGTTTCTGAAGTACCTGTATACGTGAAATTGTCACCGAACGTGGCAAACATTGTGGAAATTGCAAAAGCGATTGAAAATGCAGGTGCAGATGGTTTAACGATGATTAATACATTGCTTGGTATGCGTCTAGATTTAAAAACAGCTAAACCAATTTTAGCAAACCGTACAGGCGGATTATCAGGTCCTGCAATTAAGCCAGTAGCAATTCGTATGGTACATGAAGTAAGCCAAGCGGTTAACATTCCAATTATCGGAATGGGTGGTATTGAAACAGCGGAAGATGTAATTGAATTCTTCTACGCTGGTGCAAGCGCAGTTGCAGTAGGTACAGCGAATTTTATCGATCCGTTCGTATGTCCGACAATTATTGAGGAGTTACCAGCATTACTAGATGAATTAGGATTTGATCACATTTCGGAATGTCAAGGAAGGAGCTGGAAGCAAACATGTCACAGTCGTTAA
- a CDS encoding YoqO family protein yields MREKIGYYGVLVCLLLSVISGQFFKSEWVPVILCIGVLIFAPMYRWDEWKAYSRKKKIVFSIEFVMIISTIPFLLLKGNEIIDGIVMFQGWLFIAKLLYLICILMLVAVVTKTVNEKLFVNE; encoded by the coding sequence ATGAGAGAGAAAATAGGTTATTATGGTGTGCTCGTTTGTTTACTATTATCAGTTATTTCAGGGCAATTTTTTAAAAGTGAATGGGTACCAGTTATATTATGTATAGGAGTATTGATTTTTGCTCCTATGTATCGTTGGGATGAGTGGAAAGCATATAGCCGAAAAAAGAAAATTGTATTCAGTATTGAGTTTGTCATGATAATTAGTACGATTCCGTTTTTGTTACTGAAGGGAAATGAGATAATAGATGGAATTGTAATGTTTCAAGGGTGGTTATTTATTGCGAAATTGCTATATTTAATTTGCATTTTAATGTTGGTAGCGGTAGTCACTAAAACAGTAAATGAAAAGCTATTCGTTAATGAATGA
- a CDS encoding Rqc2 family fibronectin-binding protein, with amino-acid sequence MAFDGLFTRAITHEIANSLYTGRISKIYQPSKYEILLHIRANGKNQKLILSAHPTYARLHLTNQNYDSPALPPMFCMLLRKHLEGGFIEKIEQIDLERIIQITVRSRNEIGDESLKTLVIEIMGRHSNIILVDTKTNNILDSLKHVSLAVNRHRTVYAGAEYIAPPVQHKINPLQIETNDEFIRPLDFLSGNMDKQLVGTFTGISPLFAKEVVKKAGMVNEKALADAFFSIQKPLLTHTYSPTMTTSNGKEFFYLFPLAHLAGENKTFSSVSELLDRFFFGKAERDRVKQQAHDLERFMQNEKNKNEKKLIKLEKTLQDAGKADKYQLFGELLTANMYALKKGDKDIEVVNYYDENGGTVKIALDPLKTPSENAQRYFQKYQKAKNSIVVVEEQIEKTKEEILYFDSLLQQMEAASSKDIEEIREELAEEGYMRNRKTKNAKKKPTKPVLDKYVASDGTEIFVGKNNKQNDYLTTKFARRDEIWLHTKDIPGSHVVIRSLEPAEETLLEAAKIAAYYSKAKESSSVPVDFTKIRHVKKPSGAKLGFVTYDNQQTVYVTPDADTVMKLKA; translated from the coding sequence ATGGCATTCGATGGATTATTTACAAGAGCGATTACACATGAAATTGCAAATTCTCTTTACACGGGAAGAATTTCAAAAATATATCAACCTTCAAAATACGAGATTTTATTACATATTCGAGCAAACGGAAAAAATCAAAAACTCATTCTTTCCGCTCATCCGACATATGCACGTTTACACTTAACAAATCAAAATTACGATTCACCTGCACTTCCACCAATGTTCTGTATGCTTCTTCGTAAGCATTTAGAAGGTGGATTCATTGAAAAAATTGAACAAATTGATTTAGAACGTATTATTCAAATTACCGTTCGTAGCAGAAATGAAATTGGTGATGAATCGCTAAAAACATTAGTAATTGAAATTATGGGACGACATAGTAACATTATTTTAGTAGACACGAAAACAAACAATATTTTAGATAGCTTAAAACACGTTTCTTTAGCAGTAAACCGACATCGAACTGTATACGCTGGAGCTGAATATATTGCACCACCAGTACAACATAAAATTAACCCACTTCAGATCGAAACAAATGATGAATTTATTAGACCGCTAGACTTTCTATCTGGAAACATGGATAAACAACTTGTCGGCACCTTTACAGGAATATCACCGTTATTCGCAAAAGAAGTCGTGAAAAAAGCTGGTATGGTAAATGAAAAAGCATTAGCTGATGCATTTTTCTCCATACAAAAACCATTATTAACTCATACATATTCGCCAACAATGACTACTTCAAATGGGAAAGAATTCTTTTATCTTTTCCCTCTTGCGCACTTAGCAGGAGAGAACAAGACATTCTCATCTGTTAGTGAATTGCTAGACCGTTTCTTTTTCGGAAAAGCAGAGCGTGACCGTGTAAAACAACAAGCTCACGATTTAGAGCGCTTTATGCAAAACGAAAAAAATAAAAATGAGAAAAAACTCATTAAACTAGAAAAAACATTACAAGATGCTGGAAAAGCAGATAAATATCAACTATTTGGAGAACTACTTACAGCCAATATGTACGCTTTGAAAAAAGGCGATAAAGACATTGAAGTCGTTAACTATTACGATGAAAATGGTGGAACTGTAAAGATTGCATTAGATCCTTTAAAAACGCCATCTGAAAATGCACAACGCTATTTCCAAAAGTACCAAAAAGCGAAAAATTCAATTGTTGTTGTTGAAGAACAAATCGAAAAAACAAAGGAAGAAATTCTTTATTTCGATAGCTTACTTCAACAAATGGAAGCTGCTTCTTCAAAAGATATTGAAGAAATTCGTGAGGAATTAGCTGAAGAAGGTTATATGCGCAATCGTAAAACGAAAAACGCAAAGAAAAAGCCTACTAAACCAGTATTAGATAAATATGTAGCAAGTGATGGTACAGAAATTTTCGTCGGTAAAAATAATAAACAAAATGATTATTTAACAACGAAATTTGCCCGTCGTGATGAAATTTGGTTACATACGAAAGACATACCTGGTTCTCACGTTGTCATTCGTTCTTTAGAACCTGCTGAAGAAACTTTACTAGAAGCTGCCAAAATTGCTGCTTATTATAGTAAAGCAAAAGAGTCTAGTTCTGTACCTGTTGATTTCACAAAAATACGCCATGTGAAAAAACCGAGTGGTGCAAAACTTGGTTTTGTTACTTATGACAATCAACAAACTGTATATGTAACACCAGATGCAGATACTGTAATGAAATTAAAAGCTTAA
- a CDS encoding YbeF family protein, translated as MNELIFVLLICPLFIFIVSVIGTRKTKTYYVMPIVTFASFLIIGVIAFTPKFFFWVGMYSIFSFIVSYMTLLFVRGYEVVENVK; from the coding sequence ATGAATGAATTGATTTTCGTCTTATTAATTTGTCCATTATTTATCTTTATCGTATCTGTTATTGGAACACGCAAAACGAAAACGTATTACGTAATGCCGATTGTAACGTTTGCTAGTTTTTTAATAATAGGTGTTATCGCCTTTACTCCAAAATTTTTCTTTTGGGTTGGCATGTATAGCATCTTCTCATTTATCGTTTCTTATATGACGCTATTGTTTGTGAGAGGATATGAGGTTGTGGAAAACGTTAAATAG
- a CDS encoding YoqO family protein, which translates to MARLKNGCYNTINPKNGIQGGLMRKKIGFWGFIFSCSLLIILNLFTSNEWISIIPVFGFIFVLLYNWDDMKQYSKKSIGIMIGTIVICSFFVWFILIEGQKQMEKMSIFQEWMSSAKSLYIVIVVVIFLRIVISIASYILKEK; encoded by the coding sequence ATGGCAAGATTGAAAAATGGATGTTACAATACAATTAATCCTAAAAATGGAATTCAAGGAGGGCTTATGCGCAAAAAAATTGGATTTTGGGGATTCATCTTCTCTTGTAGTCTATTAATCATTTTAAATCTATTTACAAGCAATGAGTGGATCAGTATCATACCTGTTTTCGGATTTATTTTTGTATTGCTATATAACTGGGATGATATGAAACAATATAGTAAGAAAAGTATTGGAATTATGATAGGTACCATTGTTATTTGCTCGTTTTTCGTATGGTTTATTTTAATAGAAGGTCAGAAACAAATGGAGAAAATGTCTATTTTTCAAGAATGGATGTCGTCTGCAAAAAGTCTTTATATTGTAATTGTAGTAGTTATTTTTCTAAGAATTGTTATAAGCATAGCAAGTTACATATTAAAGGAGAAGTAG
- a CDS encoding membrane protein, with amino-acid sequence MGVELTLLHALYVLCLLTIITFFILRKDTTIICIIFIFLLALTATGSIPLAISGIFQSFIYSITELLPTILIISIIVSMSNLLVQTGINDTMISPFTKMIRTPTLAYWIIGLLMMTISFFFWPSPAVALMGAILLPVAVRVGLPPIGVAIAMNLFGHGIALSGDFVIQGAPKLTADAAGLPVSSVVSASVPLVIVMGVVTTSFAFFFLRKEFHTGISLQDSISSTKPSKTTILLSPRIKKWLAICIPIIYIIDILCMIQFKLQGSDATALIGGTTVIMIIIISLIAYKGNGLNKTTDYFIEGLQFGFKIFGPVIPIAALFYLEDSGFVKIIGDYLPKGSHGIINDLGIALSQTVPLNQYVSAGTLTIVGVITGLDGSGFSGISLAGSIANLFGTALGHGTATLTALGQIAAIWTGGGTLIPWALIPAAAICKVDPFELARRNFLPVMIGLIVTTIVAMFIL; translated from the coding sequence ATGGGAGTTGAATTAACGCTATTACACGCTCTCTATGTTCTTTGTTTACTTACTATTATTACTTTTTTTATTCTCCGGAAAGATACGACAATTATTTGTATCATTTTTATCTTTTTATTAGCATTAACCGCAACAGGTTCTATCCCTCTTGCCATTAGCGGGATCTTTCAAAGTTTCATTTACTCCATTACTGAATTATTACCAACTATATTAATCATTTCCATTATCGTATCAATGAGCAATTTACTCGTTCAAACCGGTATAAATGATACGATGATTTCACCATTTACAAAGATGATTCGTACCCCTACACTCGCCTACTGGATTATCGGCCTTTTAATGATGACAATTTCTTTCTTCTTTTGGCCTTCTCCAGCTGTCGCCTTAATGGGAGCTATTTTATTACCGGTTGCTGTACGCGTCGGTCTTCCTCCAATTGGAGTCGCGATTGCTATGAACTTGTTCGGTCATGGGATTGCTTTATCCGGCGACTTCGTTATACAAGGCGCTCCAAAATTAACCGCAGACGCTGCTGGTCTCCCTGTTTCCAGCGTCGTATCTGCAAGTGTTCCACTCGTTATCGTTATGGGCGTCGTTACAACTTCTTTCGCTTTTTTCTTCTTACGAAAAGAGTTTCATACAGGAATATCGTTACAAGACTCTATTTCATCAACGAAACCATCTAAAACTACTATTTTATTATCTCCTCGCATAAAGAAATGGCTTGCTATATGTATCCCGATCATATATATCATTGATATCCTCTGCATGATTCAATTTAAACTACAAGGAAGCGATGCAACGGCACTTATCGGCGGGACGACTGTTATTATGATTATCATCATTTCTCTCATCGCCTATAAAGGCAATGGACTGAATAAAACGACCGATTATTTTATAGAAGGTCTCCAATTTGGATTTAAAATTTTCGGACCAGTTATTCCAATCGCTGCACTCTTTTATTTAGAAGATAGCGGCTTTGTGAAAATTATCGGGGACTATTTACCGAAAGGTTCACACGGAATCATTAACGACCTAGGGATCGCCTTATCTCAAACTGTTCCTTTAAATCAATATGTATCAGCTGGAACTTTAACTATCGTTGGTGTTATAACAGGATTAGATGGATCTGGTTTTTCCGGTATATCGCTTGCTGGTTCCATTGCAAATCTTTTCGGCACAGCACTTGGTCATGGAACAGCTACATTAACAGCTCTCGGACAAATTGCAGCTATATGGACCGGGGGTGGGACGTTAATTCCTTGGGCACTTATTCCTGCCGCTGCGATTTGTAAAGTCGATCCATTTGAACTTGCACGCCGAAATTTTTTACCAGTTATGATTGGCTTAATTGTCACCACAATCGTTGCGATGTTTATTTTATAA
- a CDS encoding M24 family metallopeptidase, giving the protein MTLKINKIQNQLQNYEIDGLLITKKENRQYATGFTGSAGVVLITADAAVFITDFRYVDQANSQIKNAEIIMHKGNLEKEIANQVSKLNIQKLGIEENNMTLQQYKNLQKYVHTEMVQVCEIIENIRLIKDTHEIETMKIAAHIADEAFHHIITFLKPGISENDVRDELEFFMRKKGATSSSFQIIVASGVRSSLPHGVASNKIIERGDIVTLDFGALYDGYCSDITRTVAIGEPSEEFKKIYNVVREALKRGTEAIKPGETAKSIDDVTRNYITDCGYGQYFGHSTGHGLGLEIHEPLRLSQESKATLEEGMVVTVEPGIYIPNWGGCRIEDDIVITKDGYEVITKSNRDLIIIPC; this is encoded by the coding sequence ATGACTTTAAAAATTAATAAAATCCAAAATCAACTACAGAACTATGAAATTGACGGGTTACTCATTACAAAAAAAGAAAATCGCCAATATGCGACAGGCTTTACAGGTAGTGCTGGTGTTGTCTTAATCACTGCGGATGCAGCTGTTTTTATAACTGATTTTCGCTATGTAGACCAAGCGAATTCACAAATAAAAAATGCTGAAATTATTATGCATAAAGGAAATTTAGAAAAAGAAATTGCAAATCAAGTATCAAAATTAAACATTCAAAAACTTGGAATTGAAGAAAATAATATGACATTGCAACAATATAAAAACTTACAAAAATATGTACATACAGAAATGGTTCAAGTGTGTGAAATCATTGAAAACATTCGTCTTATTAAAGACACTCATGAAATAGAAACAATGAAAATCGCAGCTCATATTGCGGACGAAGCATTTCACCACATCATTACGTTTCTAAAACCAGGAATAAGTGAAAATGATGTACGAGATGAGTTAGAATTTTTCATGCGAAAAAAAGGGGCTACGTCCTCTTCATTCCAAATCATTGTAGCTTCTGGCGTTCGTTCTTCACTTCCTCATGGAGTTGCATCAAATAAAATAATTGAACGAGGCGACATCGTTACATTAGATTTCGGTGCACTTTACGACGGATATTGTTCCGATATAACACGTACTGTAGCAATTGGGGAACCATCAGAAGAGTTCAAAAAAATATACAATGTTGTACGCGAAGCATTAAAACGCGGGACTGAAGCAATTAAGCCTGGAGAAACTGCAAAAAGTATCGATGATGTAACAAGAAACTACATTACAGATTGTGGATATGGTCAATATTTTGGTCACTCTACAGGGCACGGTCTTGGCTTAGAAATACATGAACCTCTTCGCCTATCCCAAGAAAGTAAAGCTACATTAGAAGAAGGTATGGTTGTTACCGTTGAACCCGGTATTTACATACCAAACTGGGGCGGTTGTAGAATTGAAGATGATATCGTCATTACAAAAGACGGATATGAAGTTATTACAAAATCAAATAGAGATCTAATTATAATCCCTTGTTAA
- a CDS encoding calcium-translocating P-type ATPase, SERCA-type: protein MNWYGMRAHEVEESTNTNVKVGLTEKEAEGRIKKFGTNELEEAKRPSALMVFLAQFKDFMVLVLFGATIVSAFLGEYIDSIAIVAIVIINGILGFFQERKAEKSLEALKELAAPQVTVLRNGKWVKAPSKALVLGDVIKFSSGDRIGADVRLVEASSLYIEESALTGESVPVQKKVEALQGQDVSIGDQKNMAFMGTMITRGSGTGVVVATGMNTAMGQIANMLQNAEQMETPLQRRLEQLGKILIIVALVLTALVVLAGVYQGNEVYHMFLAGVSLAVAAIPEGLPAIVTVALSLGVQRMIKKRAIVRKLPAVETLGCASVICSDKTGTMTQNKMMVTHMWSGGELWKVTGQGYEPNGSFMKGEKEINAAKTKALYQLLTFGSLCNNANIIQKKKAYVLDGDPTEGALVAAAMKAGITREALKGKFEIIRELPFDSTRKMMSVIVRDREGKKFVVTKGAPDVLLQMSQTILWGDKQQPLSELYRKEVQAAIHSLGSQALRTIAVAFKPLKVTDSIEHERDVEKDFMLVGIQGMIDPPRPEVKQAVKECREAGIRTVMITGDHKVTAMAIAEQLSILPQGGRVVEGVELASMDVEELENVVEDTYVFARVSPEHKLKIVKALQNKGHIVAMTGDGVNDAPAIKTADIGIAMGITGTDVAKEASSLVLLDDNFATIKSAIKEGRNIYENIRKFIRYLLASNVGEILVMLFAMLLALPLPMVPIQILWVNLVTDGLPAMALGLDKAEGDVMKRTPRHPKEGVFARGLAWKIISRGFLIGAVTLVAFIIAYNQHPNELKYAQTVAFATLVLAQLIHVFDCRSEHSVFHRNPFGNVYLVGAVIISLLLMLVVIYYPPLQPIFSTMPIQARDWLLIGGLSSIPTFLLVGSLLTGKKGKKKPILYKKGLNLK from the coding sequence ATGAACTGGTATGGAATGCGCGCACATGAAGTGGAAGAAAGTACGAATACGAATGTGAAGGTTGGACTTACAGAGAAAGAAGCAGAAGGACGAATAAAAAAATTTGGTACAAATGAATTAGAGGAAGCGAAAAGGCCTTCTGCACTAATGGTATTTTTAGCGCAATTTAAAGATTTTATGGTACTTGTTTTATTTGGTGCAACAATAGTCTCTGCTTTTTTAGGGGAATACATTGATTCTATTGCGATTGTGGCAATTGTTATTATCAATGGTATTCTAGGCTTTTTTCAAGAAAGAAAGGCTGAAAAGTCATTGGAAGCTTTAAAAGAGCTAGCCGCCCCGCAAGTAACTGTATTGCGGAATGGAAAGTGGGTAAAGGCACCGTCTAAAGCACTCGTTTTAGGTGACGTTATTAAATTTTCTAGTGGCGATCGTATTGGAGCTGATGTACGTCTTGTTGAGGCGTCGAGTTTATATATCGAAGAATCAGCTTTAACAGGAGAGTCAGTTCCAGTGCAGAAGAAAGTAGAAGCGTTGCAAGGGCAAGATGTTTCAATTGGTGATCAAAAAAATATGGCTTTTATGGGTACGATGATTACACGAGGATCTGGCACAGGGGTCGTTGTAGCAACTGGTATGAATACAGCGATGGGCCAAATTGCAAATATGTTACAAAATGCAGAGCAGATGGAAACACCACTGCAAAGAAGATTAGAACAACTCGGAAAAATATTAATTATTGTGGCTCTTGTTTTGACAGCTCTTGTCGTGTTAGCTGGTGTGTATCAAGGGAATGAAGTATATCATATGTTTTTAGCCGGCGTGTCGCTAGCTGTTGCTGCTATTCCAGAAGGGTTACCAGCAATCGTTACAGTAGCTTTATCGCTTGGTGTACAGCGTATGATAAAAAAGAGAGCAATTGTAAGGAAGTTACCAGCAGTAGAAACGTTAGGCTGCGCTTCTGTCATATGCTCTGATAAAACAGGAACAATGACGCAAAACAAAATGATGGTAACACATATGTGGTCAGGTGGAGAGTTGTGGAAAGTGACAGGCCAAGGGTATGAACCTAATGGCTCTTTTATGAAAGGTGAAAAAGAAATTAATGCAGCTAAGACGAAAGCACTTTATCAACTACTTACATTTGGTTCGCTATGTAATAACGCAAATATTATTCAAAAGAAAAAGGCGTATGTATTAGATGGAGATCCAACTGAGGGGGCGCTTGTAGCTGCAGCAATGAAAGCGGGGATAACACGTGAGGCACTGAAAGGGAAATTTGAAATTATTCGTGAACTTCCCTTTGATTCAACTCGAAAAATGATGAGTGTTATTGTACGAGATCGAGAAGGGAAAAAATTTGTTGTTACGAAGGGAGCGCCAGATGTCCTTCTGCAAATGAGTCAAACGATTTTATGGGGAGATAAGCAACAACCTTTAAGTGAGTTGTATAGAAAAGAAGTACAGGCGGCTATTCATAGCTTAGGTAGTCAAGCACTTCGAACAATTGCAGTTGCATTTAAGCCTTTAAAAGTAACAGATTCTATCGAACATGAAAGAGACGTTGAAAAAGATTTTATGTTAGTTGGGATACAAGGAATGATTGATCCGCCAAGACCAGAGGTAAAGCAGGCAGTAAAAGAGTGCAGAGAAGCTGGCATTCGAACGGTGATGATTACCGGTGACCATAAAGTGACTGCAATGGCGATTGCGGAACAATTGAGCATTTTACCACAAGGTGGACGCGTTGTTGAAGGGGTAGAACTCGCAAGTATGGATGTAGAAGAATTAGAAAATGTTGTAGAAGATACGTATGTATTTGCTCGCGTATCACCAGAACATAAATTGAAAATTGTTAAGGCGTTGCAAAATAAAGGACATATAGTAGCGATGACAGGTGATGGAGTAAACGATGCTCCTGCTATAAAAACAGCGGATATTGGGATAGCGATGGGAATTACAGGGACAGACGTTGCGAAAGAAGCTTCTTCTCTTGTCTTGCTGGACGATAATTTCGCTACGATTAAATCAGCAATTAAAGAAGGTAGAAATATATACGAAAATATACGTAAGTTTATTCGTTATTTATTAGCATCGAACGTAGGGGAAATTTTAGTCATGTTATTTGCGATGTTGCTTGCATTACCACTGCCGATGGTTCCAATTCAAATTTTATGGGTGAACTTAGTTACTGACGGTTTACCGGCGATGGCACTAGGTTTGGATAAAGCTGAAGGAGACGTGATGAAGAGAACTCCACGTCATCCGAAAGAAGGGGTATTTGCTAGAGGGCTTGCCTGGAAGATTATAAGCCGTGGCTTTCTAATAGGAGCAGTGACGTTAGTAGCGTTTATTATTGCATATAATCAACATCCAAATGAACTGAAATATGCACAAACTGTAGCATTCGCGACGTTGGTACTTGCTCAGCTTATTCATGTATTTGATTGCCGGAGTGAGCATTCTGTTTTCCATCGCAATCCGTTTGGAAATGTGTATTTAGTAGGAGCGGTTATCATTTCATTACTACTCATGCTCGTCGTTATATATTACCCACCGTTACAACCGATTTTTAGCACGATGCCAATACAAGCGAGAGATTGGTTGTTAATTGGAGGTTTATCATCAATTCCGACTTTCTTATTAGTAGGCTCTTTATTAACAGGGAAAAAGGGGAAGAAAAAGCCAATATTATATAAGAAGGGATTAAACTTGAAATAG